From a region of the Lactuca sativa cultivar Salinas chromosome 4, Lsat_Salinas_v11, whole genome shotgun sequence genome:
- the LOC111898593 gene encoding protein ELC-like — protein sequence MVPPPPSPTSSMAQYTQQFLSSVLSQRGPSSLPYSEDVKWLIRQHLLSLSEAYPSLQPKTATFTHNDGRSVNLLQSEGTVPMVFQNVTYNIPVVIWLMETYPRHPPLVFVNPTRDMVIKRQHPFVNPSGLVSIPYLQNWVYPSSNLVDLARNLGNYFGSDPPLYSQRRPNPNPNPNPNPSPSPSPSFNASGSSGSVSSGSIRPAIPPRTYPPSPYVSDSGRIPSPAPPQRFGSGSFEDPSLVYKRNAINKLVENVHSDVARLRKTREAEMEGMFSAQAVLRQREEELSIGLRQMQDEKADLEQQLQMVLMNTDVLEGWVRENEGKLGGDLSNISPDDAIVPSDSLSKQMLDCTASDLAIEDVVYALDKAVQEGSIPFDLYLRNVRLLSREQFFHRATSVKVRAIQMQAQVTSMASRAPPSPYGV from the coding sequence ATGGTGCCTCCGCCGCCTTCTCCGACGTCTTCGATGGCCCAGTACACTCAACAGTTTCTCAGTTCCGTCCTGTCCCAACGCGGTCCATCTTCCCTTCCATACTCCGAAGACGTGAAGTGGCTTATCCGTCAACACCTCCTCTCGCTCTCCGAAGCCTACCCCTCTCTTCAGCCCAAAACCGCCACGTTTACCCACAACGACGGCCGCTCTGTCAACCTTCTCCAGTCCGAGGGCACAGTTCCGATGGTGTTTCAGAATGTTACTTACAACATACCCGTCGTCATCTGGCTCATGGAGACTTACCCTCGCCATCCGCCTCTCGTCTTCGTGAATCCTACTCGCGATATGGTGATCAAGCGCCAACATCCTTTTGTTAATCCATCTGGTTTAGTTTCGATCCCATATTTGCAAAATTGGGTTTACCCTAGTTCTAATTTGGTTGATCTGGCTCGTAATTTGGGTAATTATTTCGGTAGCGATCCACCGTTATACTCGCAACGCagaccaaaccctaaccctaaccctaacccaaaccCAAGCCCTAGCCCTAGCCCTAGTTTCAATGCATCTGGATCATCGGGATCGGTTTCATCTGGATCTATCCGGCCAGCCATCCCACCTCGGACATACCCGCCGTCACCGTATGTGAGCGACAGCGGGAGGATTCCATCGCCTGCTCCGCCTCAGAGGTTTGGGTCTGGGTCCTTCGAGGACCCGAGCTTAGTTTATAAACGGAATGCGATTAATAAGCTGGTGGAGAATGTGCATAGTGACGTCGCCCGGTTGAGGAAAACAAGAGAGGCTGAAATGGAAGGGATGTTTAGTGCTCAGGCAGTGTTACGGCAGAGAGAGGAGGAGCTTTCAATAGGGTTACGACAGATGCAAGATGAGAAAGCGGATTTGGAGCAGCAATTGCAGATGGTTTTGATGAATACAGATGTGTTAGAAGGATGGGTGAGAGAAAATGAGGGCAAATTAGGTGGAGATTTGTCAAATATAAGTCCTGATGATGCTATTGTTCCATCTGATTCTCTTTCTAAACAGATGCTGGACTGTACAGCATCTGATCTTGCTATAGAAGATGTTGTTTATGCCTTGGATAAAGCTGTGCAAGAAGGGTCTATACCCTTTGATCTGTATTTAAGGAATGTGAGGTTGTTGTCTCGAGAACAATTCTTTCATCGTGCAACATCTGTGAAGGTTAGAGCAATACAGATGCAAGCTCAAGTTACAAGCATGGCGTCCAGGGCACCACCATCACCATATGGCGTGTGA